From a single Bacteroidia bacterium genomic region:
- a CDS encoding ABC transporter permease: MIDIDKWQEIFHSLSKNPLRTALTAFGVFWGIFMLVVMMGAGKGLSTGATSNFAGMATNSLYVWNQSTSKAFNGLPPGRRMRMTLDDMKAMEQAIPEARIISPINQLGGWQGNNSVTRGNRYGTFSVSGNMPNIFEVESPKIISGRFINPLDIKERRKVAVIGPRVKEILFDVDEDPIGDYIYINGVYFKVVGTFDTEQAGGRGENAAQKIYIPFSTFQQAFNFGDFVGWIAITSQDDVPVSVAEEKVLKILKARHRVAPDDNRAFGHFNLEERFNQMSNTMTGINLLSWFVGICTLIAGVIGISNIMLVLVKERTKEIGVRRALGARPISIVSLILMESVFLTTVAGYVGLMCGLGLLELYNWAALEFHIESGFFKDPSVDFSLMVRALVILVAGGAFAGFIPAKRALSISPVDALRAE; the protein is encoded by the coding sequence TTGGGGGATTTTTATGCTGGTCGTAATGATGGGGGCAGGAAAAGGGCTTTCAACCGGCGCGACCAGTAACTTTGCCGGAATGGCTACCAATAGCCTCTACGTTTGGAACCAGTCCACCTCCAAAGCATTCAATGGCCTTCCGCCCGGACGGCGGATGCGGATGACCCTGGACGATATGAAGGCTATGGAGCAGGCGATTCCTGAGGCCCGAATCATTTCTCCGATCAATCAGTTAGGTGGATGGCAGGGTAATAACAGTGTAACCCGGGGAAACCGCTATGGAACCTTCAGCGTGTCGGGAAACATGCCCAATATATTTGAAGTGGAGTCCCCCAAGATTATCTCCGGGAGGTTTATCAATCCGCTCGACATAAAGGAGCGCCGGAAAGTTGCGGTAATTGGACCCCGGGTCAAAGAGATTTTGTTTGATGTAGATGAAGATCCCATCGGAGACTATATCTACATCAATGGTGTGTACTTCAAGGTCGTAGGTACCTTTGATACCGAACAGGCCGGAGGCCGTGGAGAAAATGCAGCACAGAAGATTTATATTCCATTTTCCACCTTCCAGCAGGCATTCAACTTCGGAGATTTTGTAGGATGGATCGCCATTACGAGTCAGGATGATGTACCGGTGTCTGTGGCCGAAGAAAAGGTATTGAAAATCCTGAAAGCGCGGCACCGGGTAGCTCCCGATGACAACCGGGCATTTGGCCATTTTAATCTGGAAGAACGATTTAACCAGATGAGCAATACGATGACAGGGATCAACCTGCTCTCATGGTTTGTCGGTATTTGTACACTCATTGCAGGGGTCATCGGCATTAGTAATATCATGCTCGTATTGGTGAAAGAGCGCACCAAAGAAATCGGCGTTCGCCGGGCATTGGGGGCACGCCCGATTTCAATCGTCTCCCTGATTCTCATGGAATCGGTATTTCTTACGACAGTTGCCGGTTATGTGGGCCTGATGTGCGGGCTGGGATTGCTGGAACTGTACAACTGGGCAGCACTTGAGTTCCATATTGAAAGTGGGTTTTTTAAAGACCCTTCAGTAGATTTTTCACTCATGGTACGTGCGCTGGTCATCCTGGTGGCAGGAGGGGCTTTTGCCGGATTTATTCCTGCGAAAAGAGCTTTATCTATTAGCCCGGTTGATGCCCTCAGAGCAGAATAA